The Sulfurospirillum halorespirans DSM 13726 genome has a window encoding:
- the truD gene encoding tRNA pseudouridine(13) synthase TruD: protein MIRQFFLTHSPINAMFTKNSSDFVVSEIPLYPFSGEGEHLVLHVRKKDMTTWDMLQYLSEVTGCKVRDFGYAGLKDKDGMTTQYISLHKNFEPKLANFTHDKIKILDTTYHNNKIRTGHLKGNRFFVRLKKVNPIDARKLQDGLKKISKEGFPNFFGYQRFGIDGDNYVKGKAILEGKRKEHNHKMKEFFINAYQSYLFNNWLSKRIEISRLIEEFNLADATRATNLPKEMVDSLKKQPQFFKLLHGDVLHHYPAGKAFVCENVEEELPRFLEHGITIAGWLLGGKNIRAEYEAGVIEQQIFEECEPFLDKLNGSRRFAWSFAEDVEGVYKEEEAWFEMHFSLPKGSYATVIIEELIKVSL from the coding sequence ATGATTCGACAATTTTTTCTCACCCATTCGCCCATTAATGCGATGTTTACCAAAAATAGCAGTGACTTTGTGGTCAGTGAAATTCCTCTGTATCCTTTCAGTGGCGAGGGCGAGCATCTCGTTTTACATGTAAGAAAAAAAGATATGACAACATGGGATATGTTGCAGTATTTAAGCGAAGTCACAGGCTGCAAAGTACGTGATTTTGGGTATGCAGGGCTTAAAGACAAAGATGGCATGACGACACAGTACATTTCACTGCATAAAAATTTCGAGCCAAAACTTGCCAATTTTACGCACGATAAGATCAAAATACTCGATACGACCTACCATAACAACAAAATCCGCACAGGGCATCTTAAGGGCAATCGCTTTTTTGTCCGTCTTAAAAAAGTCAACCCAATTGATGCACGAAAACTTCAAGACGGGCTGAAAAAGATCAGCAAAGAGGGTTTCCCCAACTTCTTTGGGTACCAACGTTTTGGCATCGATGGCGATAACTATGTTAAAGGTAAGGCAATTTTAGAGGGGAAGCGCAAAGAGCACAATCATAAAATGAAAGAGTTTTTCATTAATGCTTATCAAAGTTATCTTTTTAACAACTGGCTTTCCAAGCGCATCGAAATCAGCCGTTTGATAGAAGAGTTTAACTTAGCGGATGCAACACGTGCAACGAATTTACCTAAAGAGATGGTCGATAGCCTTAAAAAACAGCCACAATTCTTCAAACTCCTTCACGGAGATGTTTTGCATCATTACCCTGCGGGAAAAGCATTTGTGTGCGAAAATGTGGAAGAAGAGTTACCGCGCTTTTTGGAGCATGGCATTACCATTGCAGGTTGGTTACTGGGTGGTAAAAACATCCGAGCAGAGTATGAAGCAGGTGTGATTGAACAACAGATTTTTGAAGAGTGTGAACCTTTCTTAGACAAACTCAATGGAAGCAGACGTTTTGCGTGGAGCTTTGCAGAAGATGTTGAGGGCGTTTATAAAGAGGAAGAGGCATGGTTTGAAATGCACTTTTCATTGCCTAAAGGCTCGTACGCGACGGTTATTATAGAAGAGCTAATAAAAGTTTCGCTATAA
- a CDS encoding cation:proton antiporter, translating into MENLIFLAHVVLLMVLSPILSRLFRVPTPVVEILLGSLAVWVGLLHVDNEVFRNLAKIGFFYLMFLAGLEIDIQRFLHYRDRFLKKAILYFICLYSISFILYIIFGLSPVYIVAIPIVSLGMIMALINQHGREHKWLELSLIIGVIGELISIGALVIFDGAITHGLGWQFAKSIVMLIAVLFSSYFLYRLLKIIFWWYPNLKRIIMPHNDTMHQSLRFSMALFFVLIATMQWLEIDMVLGAFIAGIFISNFFAHKKELPHQLSMFGFGFLVPLFFIFVGTTLDLNLIFTTQILMHALWIVLAMVGARMASSFAAYHSYLGFRGTILFSLGDSMPLTFLVAIATIAVKNGAIGGEEYASFIVAALMEGIVIMTLIQFLMFLFKRADGKSEEKI; encoded by the coding sequence TTGGAAAATCTTATCTTTTTAGCGCATGTTGTGCTTTTGATGGTTCTTTCTCCTATTCTTTCACGCCTTTTTCGCGTTCCTACTCCTGTTGTTGAAATTTTACTAGGTTCGCTTGCGGTTTGGGTGGGGCTTTTACATGTAGACAACGAAGTCTTTCGAAACCTCGCAAAAATAGGCTTTTTCTACCTTATGTTTCTAGCCGGTCTTGAGATCGACATTCAGCGTTTTTTACACTACCGCGACCGTTTTTTGAAAAAAGCTATTTTATATTTTATCTGCTTGTACAGTATCTCGTTCATTCTCTACATCATCTTTGGACTCTCTCCTGTGTATATTGTCGCGATTCCTATTGTCTCTTTAGGGATGATTATGGCGCTCATTAATCAGCATGGGCGTGAGCACAAGTGGTTAGAGCTTTCATTGATTATTGGTGTTATTGGGGAGCTTATTAGTATAGGGGCTCTCGTTATTTTTGATGGCGCGATTACGCATGGTTTGGGGTGGCAGTTTGCTAAAAGCATTGTTATGCTTATTGCGGTTCTTTTTTCGTCCTATTTTCTCTATCGCTTACTCAAAATCATCTTTTGGTGGTATCCGAATTTAAAACGCATTATTATGCCACATAACGATACAATGCATCAAAGTTTACGTTTTAGTATGGCACTCTTTTTTGTGCTGATTGCCACGATGCAATGGCTTGAAATCGACATGGTTTTGGGCGCTTTCATCGCCGGTATTTTTATCTCAAACTTTTTTGCGCATAAAAAAGAGCTTCCGCATCAGCTTTCGATGTTTGGGTTTGGCTTTTTAGTACCGCTCTTTTTTATCTTTGTTGGCACAACACTTGATCTTAACTTGATCTTTACAACACAAATTCTAATGCATGCACTGTGGATTGTCCTCGCGATGGTGGGGGCTCGCATGGCGAGTTCTTTTGCTGCGTACCATAGCTATCTAGGTTTTCGCGGAACAATTCTTTTCAGTCTGGGAGATTCGATGCCGTTGACCTTTTTGGTTGCTATTGCAACGATTGCAGTCAAAAATGGCGCTATTGGAGGCGAAGAGTATGCTTCATTCATCGTGGCGGCATTGATGGAAGGCATTGTGATTATGACATTGATTCAATTTTTGATGTTTCTTTTTAAACGTGCCGATGGGAAGAGTGAAGAAAAAATATAA
- a CDS encoding cache domain-containing protein codes for MDLHKKLSLFHYFHIIALILFVTFASTFFALSFYNAKIKFEKESHRLQKEYSDSKKKMLITEVDRFLEHIEEKRQEAYAQTQQLVKTRVYEAYEIATKLYQTYHKTHSDAQIATMIVDTLRLLRYENNKGYYFITHLDGTEILFADRPELEGQNMLKMVNSEGRYIVKGMLDVIQSTKEGFYDYAWSKPLESKDTFKKIAYVKLFEPFDWMIGTGFYLDDMESKVQEKILNDEKHLLAEKQSGNYLFIGTWDGVSLTYPAKNKNMYALQDSNGKFIVQELIEKAKKGGGFVEYMMPPFKGQKSLSKMSYVESIDDWKWYVGAGIYVDDLNHELFELKMTIDEELKRTLYSILFWMLVFSVVMGGFYLIISRKIRKDFDLFITFFDSLVNKDQLIDTSKVKFKEFEELANHANVMLKAKIFSNKHLEQYKKIVSSSDDFLALIDRNYTYLAISEAYQKFFNKRKEEILGHSMPELYGAQYFVENLKHLSDRVLGGETFEHEFWALASFGKRFLHTKYFPYYENEDDPLPMAYVVSARDNTEKKANEERLLASEKELEFLAHNDALTGLPNRLLLTDRIAHAIENSKRQGGMIAVCFLDLDNFKKINDSYGHSYGDEILKQLALRLQGRIRHCDTLSRIGGDEFILLVENIKEKHEIEVIIAKIQAIFEEPFINKSQKFFLSASIGVSVYPDHGTDGETLIKNADTAMYKAKEAGKNTYTFYTLDMTIASYERIGMENALREAIKEKQFVVYYQPQIDLKTGKLIGLEALLRWNHPLEGILPPGRFIAFSEETHLIVEIGAWILKQTCIDLVSLHHERLFNGTISVNISGVQIEFSDFLSTLKETIAETKVDPSMLEIEVTESFIMHDPERWIVLLKEMQHLGMSIAIDDFGTGYSSLSYLRKLPINKLKIDMSFVKDIPKLEDACAIVNSIINLAQNMKITTLAEGIEHKDQEDYLAEHGCEQGQGYLYAKPMSLKNLKTWIQKF; via the coding sequence ATGGATTTACATAAAAAGTTAAGCCTTTTCCATTATTTTCACATCATAGCCTTAATTCTTTTCGTGACATTTGCGAGTACCTTCTTTGCCCTGAGTTTCTACAACGCCAAAATAAAGTTTGAAAAAGAGTCACATCGGCTTCAAAAAGAGTATAGCGATTCTAAAAAAAAGATGCTAATCACCGAAGTGGATCGGTTTCTTGAACATATCGAAGAGAAGCGCCAAGAAGCCTATGCGCAGACACAACAATTGGTAAAAACACGCGTTTACGAAGCCTATGAAATAGCCACTAAACTCTACCAGACCTATCATAAAACACACAGTGATGCTCAAATTGCGACGATGATCGTTGATACATTGCGATTATTGCGCTATGAAAACAATAAAGGCTACTACTTTATCACGCACCTTGATGGTACCGAGATTCTTTTTGCAGATCGTCCTGAGCTGGAAGGGCAAAATATGCTCAAAATGGTGAACAGTGAAGGACGGTATATTGTTAAAGGAATGCTGGATGTGATTCAATCGACCAAAGAGGGATTTTACGACTACGCATGGAGTAAACCACTGGAGAGCAAAGATACCTTTAAAAAAATTGCGTATGTTAAACTCTTTGAACCTTTTGACTGGATGATCGGTACGGGGTTTTACCTTGATGATATGGAGAGCAAAGTTCAAGAGAAGATTTTAAACGATGAGAAGCATCTCTTGGCTGAGAAGCAGAGTGGTAATTATCTCTTCATTGGAACGTGGGATGGCGTTTCACTCACTTATCCTGCTAAAAATAAAAACATGTACGCTTTGCAAGATAGCAATGGCAAATTTATTGTTCAAGAGTTGATTGAAAAGGCAAAAAAGGGTGGCGGTTTTGTGGAGTATATGATGCCTCCATTTAAGGGGCAAAAATCACTTTCAAAGATGAGTTATGTGGAATCGATTGATGATTGGAAATGGTATGTGGGTGCCGGAATTTATGTGGATGATCTCAACCATGAGCTTTTTGAATTAAAAATGACCATTGACGAAGAGTTAAAGCGAACACTCTACTCGATTCTTTTTTGGATGCTTGTTTTTAGTGTTGTTATGGGCGGGTTTTATCTTATCATTAGCCGTAAAATTCGGAAGGATTTTGATCTTTTTATCACTTTTTTTGACTCCTTGGTCAATAAAGACCAACTTATCGACACATCAAAAGTCAAATTTAAAGAGTTTGAAGAACTTGCAAACCATGCCAATGTCATGCTGAAAGCCAAAATTTTTAGCAACAAACATTTAGAGCAGTATAAAAAAATCGTCTCAAGTTCGGATGACTTTTTAGCCTTGATCGACCGAAACTACACCTATTTGGCGATCAGCGAAGCGTATCAAAAGTTTTTCAATAAACGTAAAGAGGAGATTCTTGGGCACAGTATGCCTGAGCTTTATGGCGCGCAGTATTTTGTTGAAAACTTAAAACATCTCAGCGATCGCGTCCTCGGTGGTGAGACGTTTGAGCATGAATTTTGGGCACTTGCTTCCTTTGGTAAGCGTTTTTTGCATACCAAATATTTTCCGTATTATGAAAATGAAGATGATCCACTTCCGATGGCGTATGTGGTTTCAGCGCGCGATAATACCGAGAAGAAGGCGAACGAAGAGCGTTTGCTCGCGTCCGAAAAAGAGCTGGAATTTTTAGCTCACAATGATGCCCTTACAGGACTTCCCAATCGTTTGCTTCTCACCGATCGTATCGCGCATGCGATTGAGAACAGTAAACGTCAAGGAGGAATGATCGCTGTCTGTTTTCTTGATCTGGACAATTTTAAAAAAATTAACGACAGCTACGGGCACTCCTATGGCGATGAGATTCTCAAACAACTTGCCCTTAGACTTCAAGGAAGAATTCGCCATTGTGACACGCTCTCTCGCATTGGCGGGGATGAGTTTATTTTGCTGGTGGAAAATATCAAAGAAAAACATGAAATTGAAGTTATCATTGCTAAAATTCAAGCGATTTTTGAAGAGCCATTTATCAATAAATCGCAAAAATTCTTTCTCTCTGCCAGCATTGGGGTGAGTGTCTATCCCGATCACGGCACCGATGGCGAAACACTGATTAAAAATGCAGATACGGCGATGTATAAGGCCAAAGAGGCAGGTAAAAACACCTATACATTTTATACGCTCGATATGACAATAGCGTCGTATGAGCGCATCGGCATGGAAAATGCCCTCAGAGAGGCGATTAAAGAGAAGCAATTTGTGGTCTATTATCAGCCTCAAATCGATCTTAAAACAGGAAAACTCATAGGCCTTGAAGCACTTTTGAGATGGAACCATCCTCTTGAGGGTATCTTGCCTCCTGGAAGATTCATCGCATTTTCGGAAGAGACGCATTTGATCGTTGAAATCGGCGCATGGATACTCAAACAGACCTGCATTGATCTGGTTTCATTGCATCATGAAAGGCTTTTTAATGGTACGATTTCGGTCAATATCTCAGGTGTTCAGATCGAATTTAGTGACTTTTTAAGCACCCTCAAAGAGACGATTGCGGAGACCAAAGTAGATCCTTCGATGCTGGAGATTGAAGTGACCGAATCGTTCATCATGCACGATCCTGAGCGCTGGATTGTCCTTTTAAAAGAGATGCAACATTTAGGCATGAGCATTGCCATCGATGATTTTGGTACCGGTTACTCCTCGCTCAGTTATTTGCGCAAACTGCCGATTAATAAACTGAAAATCGATATGTCCTTTGTCAAAGATATCCCCAAACTTGAAGACGCATGTGCCATTGTCAATTCCATTATTAATTTAGCCCAAAATATGAAAATCACCACGTTGGCGGAGGGCATTGAGCACAAAGACCAAGAAGACTACCTTGCAGAACACGGATGTGAACAAGGTCAAGGGTATTTGTACGCAAAGCCGATGAGTCTAAAAAATCTTAAAACATGGATTCAGAAATTTTAA
- a CDS encoding helix-turn-helix domain-containing protein: MLLYKEFSNTEIEAFYRRIAYNVQCIRKLKKITQLDLALTIGHKSVSTIAKIEAGLENKHYNIEHLYKIAAVLEVDICEFFKPCILPNRG; this comes from the coding sequence ATGTTACTGTACAAAGAGTTTTCGAATACAGAAATTGAAGCTTTTTATCGACGTATTGCATACAATGTACAATGTATACGAAAACTAAAAAAAATTACACAGTTGGATTTGGCACTTACCATTGGACACAAGTCGGTCAGCACCATTGCAAAAATTGAAGCTGGCTTGGAAAATAAGCATTATAACATCGAGCATCTTTATAAAATTGCGGCCGTTTTGGAAGTGGATATTTGTGAATTTTTCAAGCCTTGTATTCTTCCAAATAGAGGTTAG
- a CDS encoding GGDEF domain-containing protein yields MVRIIFKFPIVNILKIKTPGKNVMMDQETLYKLVIVVLIIGILLLLYYYQKRLCELKLHNGQLELLSQYDDLTQIYNRRYFLEIVQYHFTKMYHHKPSAIMMIDIDHFKQINDTHGHILGDDVLQYVVKLISEHLRESDIFARYGGDEFIVFFPAISQKDIYNIALRIQSKLFEDSSYASPVTLSIGICLFSTSLALQNVIEYADNALYVAKSKGRNRIEFYPS; encoded by the coding sequence ATGGTTAGAATCATTTTTAAATTCCCTATAGTGAACATTCTAAAAATAAAAACTCCTGGCAAAAATGTAATGATGGATCAAGAGACACTTTATAAGCTTGTTATTGTAGTATTGATTATTGGCATACTTCTATTACTTTATTACTATCAAAAACGTTTATGTGAATTAAAGTTACACAATGGTCAGTTAGAACTGCTAAGTCAGTACGATGATTTGACGCAAATCTATAACAGACGTTATTTTCTAGAGATAGTGCAGTATCATTTTACAAAAATGTATCATCACAAACCTTCTGCTATTATGATGATTGATATTGACCATTTTAAGCAGATTAACGATACCCATGGTCATATTTTAGGCGATGATGTTTTGCAATATGTTGTTAAGTTAATCAGCGAACACTTACGCGAAAGTGATATTTTTGCGCGTTATGGTGGCGACGAGTTTATCGTATTTTTTCCCGCTATTTCACAAAAAGATATTTACAATATTGCACTCAGAATTCAATCAAAACTTTTCGAAGACTCCTCGTATGCTTCTCCGGTAACGCTAAGTATAGGAATATGCCTTTTTAGCACTTCTTTAGCACTTCAAAACGTTATTGAATATGCAGATAATGCTCTTTATGTAGCAAAAAGTAAAGGACGTAACCGAATCGAATTTTATCCATCTTGA
- the thiD gene encoding bifunctional hydroxymethylpyrimidine kinase/phosphomethylpyrimidine kinase, translating into MKHCLTIAGSDSCGGAGIQADLKAFSANGTYGMSVITAITAQNTQGVFDVQDINPSVIQHQIEAIFDDIRVDAIKIGMVSRPETIEIIATTLKKYPLPPLVIDPVMISKSGYDLLQPEAKKALVEMLLPMATLITPNLPEAEVIVGYKIDTIERMQKAALDLHKLGCKYVLVKGGHLENDATDVLYDGAQFHLLHSKRLETINTHGTGCTLSSAIAANLAKGLHVKSAVEAAKAYITEAITHGFKLGHGVGPVHHFYALYTKAGMES; encoded by the coding sequence ATGAAACATTGTTTAACCATAGCAGGCTCAGACAGCTGTGGCGGAGCGGGCATCCAAGCTGACCTTAAAGCCTTTAGCGCCAATGGAACGTATGGTATGAGCGTTATCACCGCGATTACGGCGCAAAATACCCAAGGCGTTTTTGATGTGCAAGACATTAACCCTTCTGTGATACAACATCAAATCGAAGCAATTTTTGATGACATTCGCGTGGATGCGATCAAAATTGGTATGGTCTCTCGTCCTGAAACGATAGAAATCATCGCCACAACCCTTAAAAAATACCCTTTGCCGCCACTCGTCATTGACCCTGTGATGATCTCCAAAAGTGGGTATGACCTGTTGCAACCCGAAGCAAAAAAGGCACTCGTTGAAATGCTTTTACCGATGGCAACGTTGATTACGCCCAATCTTCCCGAAGCCGAAGTCATTGTAGGGTATAAAATTGACACGATTGAACGGATGCAAAAAGCTGCCCTTGATCTGCATAAACTGGGCTGTAAATACGTCCTTGTCAAAGGTGGACATCTAGAAAATGATGCGACCGATGTGCTGTACGATGGCGCGCAGTTTCATCTTTTACACTCCAAACGATTAGAAACGATCAACACGCATGGAACGGGCTGTACGCTCTCTTCTGCCATTGCAGCGAACCTAGCAAAGGGTTTACATGTAAAGAGTGCTGTTGAAGCAGCTAAGGCGTATATCACCGAAGCGATTACTCATGGATTTAAACTGGGGCATGGCGTGGGACCTGTGCACCATTTTTACGCACTTTACACAAAAGCAGGAATGGAATCATGA
- the cytX gene encoding putative hydroxymethylpyrimidine transporter CytX, which yields MMEEKTSLSSFGLFALWFGAAVSMAEIFTGGLLAPLGFSEGLKAILLGHLIGGLILILGGYIGAKSHLPAIMSTRISFGRYGSYLFSLLNVLQLIGWTAVMIISGGRAANELGINLFEFDSINTWAIAIGVLIALWIWLGKVGFQKLNLIAVSLLFVLTLVLCGVVFQEGRILHVKPTGEMSFGSALELSIIMPLSWLPLISDYTRFAKSKKGGLIGSFMGYLIGSSLMYAIGLAIALYAKDASLGTMMMALHLGFVALGIVLLSTITTTFLDAYSAGVTFTNIFPQINERKIAFVLAVVGLLVALFTPIEQYENFLYAIGSVFGPLFAIVLSDYFIFKKEQIEPTLALHVGSLIVWAIGVALYYQFITLDLPLGSTLPTMLATSILFIISKKAISSWTFKSN from the coding sequence ATGATGGAAGAAAAAACGAGTTTAAGTAGTTTTGGATTGTTCGCACTCTGGTTTGGTGCGGCAGTCTCGATGGCAGAGATTTTTACAGGTGGACTTTTAGCGCCTTTGGGTTTTAGTGAAGGTTTAAAAGCAATTCTTTTGGGTCATCTGATTGGTGGTTTGATTTTGATTTTGGGTGGTTACATCGGAGCCAAAAGCCATCTTCCTGCCATCATGTCCACACGCATCTCGTTTGGGCGTTATGGCTCGTATCTTTTTTCACTTCTCAATGTGCTTCAACTCATCGGTTGGACAGCGGTGATGATCATATCAGGTGGGCGCGCTGCCAATGAGCTTGGGATCAATCTTTTTGAATTTGATAGCATCAACACGTGGGCGATTGCTATTGGTGTCTTGATAGCGTTGTGGATTTGGCTTGGAAAAGTGGGCTTTCAAAAGCTCAATCTCATCGCCGTCAGCCTCCTTTTTGTGCTTACGTTGGTGTTGTGTGGCGTTGTGTTTCAAGAGGGACGCATTTTACATGTAAAGCCTACAGGGGAGATGAGTTTTGGATCAGCTTTAGAGCTTAGCATCATTATGCCGCTTTCGTGGTTGCCGTTGATTTCGGATTATACCCGTTTTGCGAAGAGCAAAAAAGGCGGGCTTATCGGTAGTTTTATGGGTTATCTTATTGGTAGTTCTTTGATGTATGCCATTGGTCTTGCCATCGCGCTGTATGCCAAAGATGCGAGTCTGGGAACGATGATGATGGCACTGCATTTAGGCTTTGTGGCTCTTGGTATCGTGCTACTTTCCACCATCACAACGACCTTTTTAGATGCGTACTCCGCAGGCGTAACCTTTACCAATATTTTCCCACAGATCAATGAGCGAAAGATCGCGTTTGTACTGGCTGTTGTTGGTCTTTTGGTCGCACTGTTTACGCCCATAGAACAGTATGAGAATTTTCTGTATGCGATCGGCTCGGTCTTTGGACCATTGTTTGCGATTGTGCTGAGTGATTATTTCATCTTTAAAAAAGAGCAGATCGAACCTACGTTAGCGTTACATGTAGGCTCACTTATTGTCTGGGCAATTGGTGTTGCGCTTTATTATCAGTTCATTACTCTCGATCTTCCTTTGGGCTCAACGCTTCCGACGATGCTTGCAACAAGCATCCTTTTTATCATTTCAAAAAAGGCAATTTCATCATGGACATTCAAGAGCAACTAA
- the thiM gene encoding hydroxyethylthiazole kinase — MDIQEQLNEVFEALQNKRALIHHITNYVTVNDCANVVLAMGASPIMADELSEVEEMVGICDALVLNIGTANERIIASMLKAGRAANAKGIPVVLDPVGVGATPFRRKSVAKLMDTISFSVIRGNMAEIKTIAGLEAKSAGVDSLDEESDGAKIALTLAKKLDCVIAITGKMDIVSDGVSTYSLDNGDVALTKLTGTGCMSSSLIGSFLGASNKALASAIAGILTMSIAGEIANKSQGMGTFHTSLIDAISQMDVQRMINSAKIDFIK, encoded by the coding sequence ATGGACATTCAAGAGCAACTAAACGAAGTATTTGAAGCTTTACAAAACAAGCGTGCGCTCATTCATCACATTACCAATTATGTCACGGTCAATGACTGCGCTAATGTTGTTTTAGCCATGGGTGCATCGCCGATTATGGCAGATGAACTCAGTGAAGTAGAGGAGATGGTCGGCATTTGCGATGCGCTGGTACTGAACATAGGCACAGCTAACGAGCGCATCATCGCTTCCATGCTCAAAGCGGGCAGAGCAGCAAACGCCAAAGGCATCCCCGTGGTGCTTGATCCTGTCGGCGTGGGTGCAACACCGTTTCGTCGCAAGAGTGTTGCAAAGCTCATGGATACAATCTCTTTTAGTGTGATTCGCGGCAATATGGCAGAGATCAAAACCATTGCAGGGCTTGAAGCCAAAAGCGCAGGCGTTGACTCCTTGGATGAGGAGAGCGATGGCGCTAAAATCGCTTTAACGCTAGCGAAAAAATTGGATTGTGTGATTGCCATTACGGGCAAAATGGACATTGTATCAGATGGCGTGAGTACTTACAGCCTTGACAACGGCGATGTGGCTCTGACGAAACTGACAGGAACAGGGTGCATGAGCAGTTCGCTCATCGGCAGTTTTCTAGGCGCTTCAAACAAAGCTCTAGCAAGTGCTATTGCAGGTATTCTAACTATGTCCATTGCGGGTGAGATAGCCAATAAAAGCCAAGGAATGGGAACATTTCACACATCACTGATCGATGCGATAAGCCAAATGGATGTTCAACGTATGATCAATAGCGCTAAGATTGACTTCATTAAATAA
- a CDS encoding ferritin-like domain-containing protein yields the protein MARVGNSIIKGIEVQEIITTLNRAYADEWLAYYQYFIEAKVVKGLMKDAAIAELVQHAADELRHATMIADRIIQLGGAPLLHPADWLKQSNCGYDAPNDFDVVAVLNDSIKGEQCAIATYSSIVDLTRNKDIVTYDIMSQILADEVMHEEDLQNLHDDITEFISDLKKSMK from the coding sequence ATGGCAAGAGTTGGAAATTCTATTATTAAAGGTATCGAAGTTCAAGAGATCATTACAACGCTTAATCGTGCATATGCCGATGAGTGGTTGGCGTACTACCAGTATTTTATTGAAGCAAAAGTCGTTAAAGGGTTGATGAAAGATGCTGCCATTGCGGAGCTTGTACAACATGCAGCCGATGAATTGCGACATGCCACGATGATAGCCGATCGTATCATCCAATTGGGCGGTGCTCCACTACTCCATCCAGCGGATTGGCTCAAACAGAGCAACTGTGGTTACGATGCTCCCAATGATTTTGATGTCGTTGCCGTTTTAAATGACTCCATCAAAGGTGAGCAGTGTGCGATTGCAACTTACTCAAGCATTGTCGATCTTACACGCAATAAAGATATCGTTACCTACGATATAATGTCGCAGATTTTGGCGGATGAAGTCATGCACGAAGAGGACCTTCAAAACTTACACGATGACATTACTGAATTTATCAGTGATCTTAAAAAATCAATGAAGTAA
- the zupT gene encoding zinc transporter ZupT produces the protein MDVTLEQFIPAFLLTLFAGLSTGFGALIAFFSKNKSHTFLSIGLGFSAGVMVYVSFVEILYKSKMAFTTIYASPIIGESFALVCFFGGIGMSAIIDRLIPDDVNPHEPKSNKELSVLKEGNQHSVLKDSALKRTGIFTALAIGIHNFPEGFATFIAALENVHVGVTIALAIAIHNIPEGMAVSLPIYHATGNRKSAFWYAFISGLAEPVGALVGFFLLLPIMGELTLGVTFGIVAGIMVYISFDELLPSARVYGNAHTTILGIVLGMMVMAVSLVAFKLI, from the coding sequence ATCGATGTCACGTTAGAGCAGTTCATACCTGCTTTTCTTCTCACCCTGTTTGCAGGGCTTAGCACAGGATTTGGCGCACTCATCGCCTTTTTTTCCAAAAATAAAAGCCACACTTTTTTATCGATCGGTCTAGGATTTTCAGCAGGCGTGATGGTCTATGTCTCCTTTGTTGAGATTCTTTATAAATCTAAAATGGCATTTACTACGATCTATGCGAGCCCCATCATTGGAGAGTCTTTTGCGTTGGTCTGTTTTTTTGGAGGCATCGGCATGAGTGCCATCATTGATCGGTTGATTCCTGATGATGTCAACCCGCATGAACCCAAATCCAATAAAGAACTCAGTGTGCTCAAAGAGGGTAACCAACACTCGGTGCTGAAAGATTCAGCGCTCAAACGTACTGGTATTTTTACGGCTCTTGCGATTGGGATTCACAATTTTCCAGAAGGTTTTGCCACATTTATTGCCGCACTTGAAAATGTTCATGTTGGCGTTACCATAGCACTTGCCATCGCGATTCACAATATTCCAGAGGGAATGGCGGTCTCTTTGCCCATCTACCATGCAACAGGAAATCGTAAAAGTGCTTTTTGGTATGCGTTTATCTCAGGTTTGGCAGAACCCGTTGGTGCATTGGTTGGGTTTTTTCTCCTGCTTCCTATTATGGGAGAACTTACACTTGGGGTTACCTTTGGTATTGTCGCAGGCATTATGGTGTACATCTCGTTTGACGAGCTTTTACCCTCCGCTAGAGTGTATGGTAATGCCCATACGACTATTTTAGGCATTGTTCTTGGTATGATGGTGATGGCGGTGAGTTTGGTTGCTTTTAAATTGATCTAA
- a CDS encoding helix-turn-helix domain-containing protein yields MRKKFNDINISAVECSVEETKLFYQKIARKVQQIRKKRGLSQLELSYLIGFKSTSLVAGAEAGYSNIRFSLEHLYKIAKVLQVEVKEFFD; encoded by the coding sequence ATGAGAAAAAAATTTAATGATATTAATATTTCAGCAGTCGAGTGTAGCGTTGAAGAGACCAAACTCTTCTATCAAAAGATAGCCCGCAAGGTTCAGCAAATCCGAAAAAAAAGAGGGTTGAGCCAACTTGAACTCTCCTACCTCATAGGCTTCAAATCAACATCGCTCGTAGCAGGTGCGGAAGCTGGGTACAGCAATATCCGCTTTTCGTTAGAGCACCTCTATAAAATTGCCAAAGTATTGCAAGTAGAGGTTAAAGAGTTTTTTGACTAA